The Spirulina subsalsa PCC 9445 region TTGAATGGCTTCGATGGTAACGGGTGCTGTTTGTAGGCGAAATTCTGCACTGTTGCGGGCGAGTTGGGATTCTAGGTCATTAGCTTGGGTTTCGAGTTGGGTCAGTTGTTGGCGATATTGTTCTGGGGGGAGGTTTGCGGGAGGTTTGAAGGTGAGGGCGGCCAGTTGGGAACGGGTGTTCGTGAGGTTATCCAGGAGTTGTTGATTGGCTGGGGTGAGGTGTTGGCGCAGGGTTTGCAAGTTATCGGTAACGGCTTCTAGGATGCGTCCTTTACGACGGAGGAGGGTGGTGAGGGCAAGTTTTGCGGCGTCTGGGTCATTGGGGGCGCTTTGGAGGTGGAGGGAAATTGCTCTATCTGTTGTCCCAGAGAGGGTGTTCATATAATCTTGTTTCTGGGATTCTGACCCGGTAACAATGATCGTGTTAAGGTTGTGTTCTTGAACTTCTAATGCTTGGCGAAGGAAGTTAACCGCACGAGTGACATCGCCTTGGGATTGGTACAATACCGCTAAGTTATTTAAACTATTGGCTACATTCGGATGTTCTTGTCCTAATAAACGTTGATATATTTCTAAAGCCTGAATATACAGGGGTTCAGTTTCTGTGTATTTGCCTTGGGAGTGGTACAATCCTGCTAAGTTGTTGAGGCTAGTGGCTACATCAGGATGTTCTGTCCCTAATAGGCGTTGATTCATCTTTAAGGCTTCAATATACAACGGTTCGGCTTCTGTGTATCTGCCTTGGGATTCGTACAATTCTGCCAAATTGTTGAGGCTAGTTGCTACAGAAGGATGTTCTTCTCCTAACAATCGTTTCTTCATCTCCAATGCTTGAAGGTAAAAGGGTTCAGCGTCTGTGTATCTCCCTTGGGAAAAGTACAATCCTGCCAAATTGTCAAGGCTAGTGGCTATATCAGGATGTTCTGTTCCGAACAGACGTTTCATCATCTCCAAGGCTTGAATATAGAGGGGTTCGGCTTCTGTGTATCTCCCTTGGGATTGGTACAATAATGCTAAATTGTTGAGGCTGCTGGCCACATCAGGATGTTCTAATCCTAACAGTCGTTTCCTCATCTCTAAGGCTTGAATATGGAGGGGTTCGGCTTCTGTGTATCTCCCTTGGGAACGGTACAATCCTGCTAAGTTGTTGAGGCTAGTGGCCACATCAGGATGTTCTGTCCCTAATAGGCGTTGATTCATCTTTAAGGCTTCAATATACAACGGTTCGGCTTCTGCATATCTCCCTTGGAATTCGTACAATCCTGCTAAGTTGTTGAGGCCAGTGGCTACATCAGGATGTTCTGCTCCTAATAAGCGTTTCCTCATCTCCAAGGCTTGAAGATAGAGGGGTTCGGCTTCTGTGTATCTCCCTTGGGAACGGTACAATGCTGCCAAGTTGTTGAGGCTAGTGGCTACATCAGGATGTTCTGTTCCTAATAGGCGTTGATTCATCTCTAAGGCTTGAATATAGAGGGGTTCGGCTTCTGTGTATCTCCCTTGGAAAAAGTACAATACTGCCAACTTGTTGAGGCTGATGGCTACATCAGGATGCTCTGCCCCTAACAGTCGTTTTCTCATCTCCAAGGCTTGAATGTAAAAGGGTTCGGCTTCTGTGTATCTCCCTTGGGATTCGTACAATACTGCTAAGTTGTTGAGGCTAGTGGCTACATCAGGATGTTCTAATCCTAACAGTCGTTTTCTCATCTCCAAGGCTTGAATGTAAAAGGGTTCGGCTTCTGTGTATCTCCCTTGGGATTCGTACAATACTGCCAAGTTGTTGAGGCTGATGGCTACATCAGGATGTTCTTGTCCCAATAGGCGTTTATACATCTCCAAGGCTTGAAGGTAGAGGGGTTCAGCTTCCGTGTATCTCCCTTGAGAATTATACAATGCGGCCAAGTTGTTGAGGCTTTGTGCGACATCAAGATGTTCTCTTCCTAAGACTTGCTGACGAAGGGCTAAGACTCTTTCAGCGAGGGGAATGGCTTCCTCATATTTCCCCGCTTGATAAAGTTCAATCACTTGCTGATTCAGTGCTTCGGCTTCGGTGAGTCGGGAATCTTGAGGGATAGACTGAGTGGGGGGAGTTTGGGCGAGAAGTGGCGGAATAAAGCCGCCCCAGAGTCCTACTGTTGCTAGAAATCCTAACCAGATGCTGGGTTTCATTGCTCCCTCCTTGATTCGATGCTCGCTCAAACATCGCCTTAAGTATGGCAACTCTACTCTGAAATGTCGAGACAATTCTTGATTATTTTTGTTAAATTTATGAAAATTTGGGAGGAATATTTAAACATTGATTGACCTTTATTTACTCTGCTTAATCCATTTTTGCGTTGAAAAAATGACGAATTTTGTGACAGAAATGTGTAAAATTTAATTCAACTGTTGTTCTAGGAGTGTGTAGAGTGCGTCAGACCAATTAACTGGTGGGAGAAACAGTCATCTTACAGTTATTTTAATGACTGACGCACGGTTCACGGTTCACTCTCCTATCTTTCGCCAATCCCCCGACGGGATAAACGCCGCCCAATAGTACGGATGCCCATACCGCTCACTCCCTAACATCCCCAACTGCACCCGACGCAGCGCCTCCCCTCGTCCCTCACCCCTCAAAATCCGCTCATAATACTCCACCATAAAATCCTTCGTCCCCTCATCCGACACCTTCCACAAACTCATCACTTGACTCTCGGACCCCGCCATCACCAGCGCCCGACGCAATCCATACACCCCCTCCCCATTATTCACCTCACCTATGCCCGTCTCACAGGCCGACAACACCACTAACTGAGTTCCCCACAAATTCAACCCCGCCACCTCCAAGGCCGTTAAAACCCCATCCTCATCCCCACTGCGGCGCTGATTAAACCCCGCCAAGGCTAAACCAGAACGTAAGAGGGGATTTTCTTTGGAGAGTAACCTACTGAGGGATTGGGGCGCAGCAAATTCTGGACTGGCTATATCCGGCAAGAAAAAGCCATGAGTCGCTAAGTGAAGTATTCGAGGGGATTGGGTTTGTTGGAGGGCATTTTCCGTCGCCTCATCCCCCATTAAAACAACGGCCTCCGGGAGTAAGGTTTGCAGAGCTTTCCCTTCTACTTCTGTATAGGGAAGAGCCGCAAAGGTTAATTCCCCCAAATCTAAAGACCGTTGAGCCTCTCCCCGGCCACGACTGGCCACAATTGATAGGGAATGGGCTTGGCGATAATCGGGATTGGCTAGGATGAGGGGCGGGTGTTGGCTGGGGAGAGACTCTTGGAAGCGAATTAAATCGCGTCCCGTGGTGAGATAGGTAATGGAGTAATTCTCGACTAAATACTGTCCATTCTCATCCACCAAGGCCGCAAATGGCAGCAAGTTCAAGGCTCCATCAGGAGAGAGTAGGAGGTGCTTGGTCTTGCCCAGTCGAGCGCGAATGGGCTGCATGAGCATTTCATCCAATTGACGGGCATTGGGTTTGAGTGAATTTTCAGGACGACGAGCAGAATTGGTGAGGTCGCGGTGAACTCGCACTCTAAGGGCATCAATGGGCGCTGCTGGTCCTAAGTCTACCCATTGCGGGGGGCCACTCGATTGGAGAAGATAAGCCCCATAGTGGGGTTCTCCCCATTGTTCTCCTTGTGGCACTTTGGCGTTAAACGGTCGATAAATCACCAGTTCAATTAAAGCGGCATCACCGGGGATGAGGGCTTGAATGGCTTCGATAGTAACGGGTTTTGTTTGTTGACGAAATTCTGCACTGTTGCGAGCGAGTTGGGATTCTAGTTGATTGGCTTGGGTTTGCAGTTGGGTCAGTTGTTGGCGATATTGTTCTGGGGGGAGGTGTTCGGGGGGATTGAAGGTAAGGGTGGCGAGTTGGGAACGAGTTTTAGTGAGGTTATCAAGGAGTTGTTGATTGGCTGGGGTGATGTTTTGGCGTAGGGTTTGCAGGTTGTTCGTAACGGCTTCTAGGATGCGTCCTTTGCGACGGAGGAGGGTGGTGAGGGCGAGTTGTGCGGCTGCGGGGTCGTTGGGGGCGGTTTGTAGGTGGAGGGAAATGGCGGATTGAGTGGTACCTCGGAGGGTATTCATATAATCCTGTTTTTGGGATTCTGAACCTGTGGCGAGGATGGTGTCAAGGTTGTGTTCTTCTATCTCTAAACCTTGACGAAGGAAGTTAATGGCCGGAGTGACATCCCCTTGGGATTGATGGAGTAAGGCCAAGTTGTTAAGACTGGCCGCTACATCGGGATGTTGTTCTCCTAATAGATGTTTTCTCATGTCTAAGGCTTGACGGAACAGGGGTTCTGCTTCTAGGTATCTTCCTTGCAATAAGTACAAAAAGCCCAAGTTATTCAGGCTGGTGGCTAGAGCGGGATGTTCTGTTGTGAAGAGGCGTTTCCTCATTTCTAAAACTTGAATATAGAGAGGTTGAGCCTCTCTATATCGACCTTGAGAACGGTACAATTCCGCTAAGTTATTGAGGCTGGTTGCAATATCAGGATGCTCTTTTCCCCAGAGGCGCTCTCTTATCTCTAAGGCTTGGCGTAGGAGGGGTTCGGCTTCTGGATATCGACCTTGGGCATAATACAATGTGGCTAAGTTATTGAGGCTAGTGGCGACAGACCCATGTTCTGTTCCTAATAGACGTTGATTGATCTCTAAAGCCCGGAGATACAAGGGTTCGGCTTCGGAATATCGGCCTTGAGATTCATATAGTCCGGCTAAGTTATGGAGGCTTTGGGCGATGAGGGGATGTTCTATCCCGAATTGGCGTTTTCTCATCTCTAAGGCTTGAAGATACAGGGGTTCGGCTTTTGGGTATTGGCCTTGGAAACGGTACAATTCGGCTAAATTGTTGAGGCTGTCTGCGACGGAGGGATGTTCTGCCCCGAGTAGACGTTTTCTCATGCCTAAAGCTTGAAGATATAAGGGTTCGGCTTCTGGATACCGACCTTGGGATGAGTATAAAACCGCCAAGTTGTTCAGGCTTTGGGCGACGGAAGGGTGTTCTGCCCCGAATTGGCGTTTTCTCATCGCTAAGGCTTGAAGATACAAGGGTTCGGCTTCTGCGTATCGCCCTTGGGATTCATATAATCCGGCTAGGTTATTGAGGCTATCTGCTATATCAGGATGTTCTGCGCCTAACAGCCGTTTATATAGCTCTAAGGCTTGAAGATAGAGGGGTTCGGCCTCGGAGTATCGATCTTGGGATGAGTATAAGAAGGCTAAGTTATTGAGGGTTGCTGCTATATTAGGATGTTCTGCACCTAATAACCGTTTATATAGCTCTAAGGCTTGAAGATAGAGGGGTTCGGCTTCTGCATACCGACTTTGAGAGGAGTATAAAAAGGCTAAGTTATTGAGGCTGGTGGCTACGGCCGGATGTTCTTCTCCTAAAAGGTGTTTTCTGATCTCCAAAGCTTGAAGATACAGGGGTTCGGCTTCGGAGTATCGACCTTGGGAGGAATACAATCCGGCTAAGTTATTGAGGCTGGTTGCTACATCAAGATGTTCTGTTCCCCAGAGGCGTTTCCTCATTTCCAAGGCTTGAAGATAGAGGGGTTCGGCTTCGGAGTATCGACCTTGGGCTTCATATAAAAAGGCCAAGTTGTTGAGGCTATTGGCG contains the following coding sequences:
- a CDS encoding CHAT domain-containing protein, which translates into the protein MKPSIWLGFLATVGLWGGFIPPLLAQTPPTQSIPQDSRLTEAEALNQQVIELYQAGKYEEAIPLAERVLALRQQVLGREHLDVAQSLNNLAALYNSQGRYTEAEPLYLQALEMYKRLLGQEHPDVAISLNNLAVLYESQGRYTEAEPFYIQALEMRKRLLGLEHPDVATSLNNLAVLYESQGRYTEAEPFYIQALEMRKRLLGAEHPDVAISLNKLAVLYFFQGRYTEAEPLYIQALEMNQRLLGTEHPDVATSLNNLAALYRSQGRYTEAEPLYLQALEMRKRLLGAEHPDVATGLNNLAGLYEFQGRYAEAEPLYIEALKMNQRLLGTEHPDVATSLNNLAGLYRSQGRYTEAEPLHIQALEMRKRLLGLEHPDVASSLNNLALLYQSQGRYTEAEPLYIQALEMMKRLFGTEHPDIATSLDNLAGLYFSQGRYTDAEPFYLQALEMKKRLLGEEHPSVATSLNNLAELYESQGRYTEAEPLYIEALKMNQRLLGTEHPDVATSLNNLAGLYHSQGKYTETEPLYIQALEIYQRLLGQEHPNVANSLNNLAVLYQSQGDVTRAVNFLRQALEVQEHNLNTIIVTGSESQKQDYMNTLSGTTDRAISLHLQSAPNDPDAAKLALTTLLRRKGRILEAVTDNLQTLRQHLTPANQQLLDNLTNTRSQLAALTFKPPANLPPEQYRQQLTQLETQANDLESQLARNSAEFRLQTAPVTIEAIQALIPRDAALIELVVYRPFNPKAGRGERWGEPHYGAYLLQSTGNPRWVDLGLAKPIDALRVRVHRALTTRTRSPDASVKPLARELDKVLMEPIRAQLGNTKQLLISPDGQLNLLPFAALVDEKGEYLVENYSITYLTTGRDLIRLQYTPPSQNPPLILANPDYIQANPSQTVASRGEAKRSMDLAQLRVDSLPGAAEEGQVLATLLRDGVILTGNGATENVVKQTPSPRILHLATHGFFLPDIEQSTPPTRPVPSGQSLSALGIVENPLLRSGLALAGFNERRSGGEDGVLTALEVAGLNLWGTQLVVLSACETGIGEVKNGEGVYGLRRALVMAGSESQVMSLWNVSDGGTRDFMVEYYGRIGRGEGRGEALRRVQLGMLGSERYGHPYYWSAFIPSGDWRKIGE
- a CDS encoding CHAT domain-containing tetratricopeptide repeat protein; translation: MKPWSWLVVGGVLLSGLGVNAAKVKGATVEIAQAPNSAALEEAEQLNQQVIQLYQAGQYEAAIPLMEKVLTLRQQVLGTEHSDVANSLNNLAFLYEAQGRYSEAEPLYLQALEMRKRLWGTEHLDVATSLNNLAGLYSSQGRYSEAEPLYLQALEIRKHLLGEEHPAVATSLNNLAFLYSSQSRYAEAEPLYLQALELYKRLLGAEHPNIAATLNNLAFLYSSQDRYSEAEPLYLQALELYKRLLGAEHPDIADSLNNLAGLYESQGRYAEAEPLYLQALAMRKRQFGAEHPSVAQSLNNLAVLYSSQGRYPEAEPLYLQALGMRKRLLGAEHPSVADSLNNLAELYRFQGQYPKAEPLYLQALEMRKRQFGIEHPLIAQSLHNLAGLYESQGRYSEAEPLYLRALEINQRLLGTEHGSVATSLNNLATLYYAQGRYPEAEPLLRQALEIRERLWGKEHPDIATSLNNLAELYRSQGRYREAQPLYIQVLEMRKRLFTTEHPALATSLNNLGFLYLLQGRYLEAEPLFRQALDMRKHLLGEQHPDVAASLNNLALLHQSQGDVTPAINFLRQGLEIEEHNLDTILATGSESQKQDYMNTLRGTTQSAISLHLQTAPNDPAAAQLALTTLLRRKGRILEAVTNNLQTLRQNITPANQQLLDNLTKTRSQLATLTFNPPEHLPPEQYRQQLTQLQTQANQLESQLARNSAEFRQQTKPVTIEAIQALIPGDAALIELVIYRPFNAKVPQGEQWGEPHYGAYLLQSSGPPQWVDLGPAAPIDALRVRVHRDLTNSARRPENSLKPNARQLDEMLMQPIRARLGKTKHLLLSPDGALNLLPFAALVDENGQYLVENYSITYLTTGRDLIRFQESLPSQHPPLILANPDYRQAHSLSIVASRGRGEAQRSLDLGELTFAALPYTEVEGKALQTLLPEAVVLMGDEATENALQQTQSPRILHLATHGFFLPDIASPEFAAPQSLSRLLSKENPLLRSGLALAGFNQRRSGDEDGVLTALEVAGLNLWGTQLVVLSACETGIGEVNNGEGVYGLRRALVMAGSESQVMSLWKVSDEGTKDFMVEYYERILRGEGRGEALRRVQLGMLGSERYGHPYYWAAFIPSGDWRKIGE